From Debaryomyces hansenii CBS767 chromosome C complete sequence, a single genomic window includes:
- a CDS encoding DEHA2C14344p (similar to CA5695|IPF3310 Candida albicans), translating into MSKYSESPDAHSSNGVNKNSPTDKPRKKKRTLGSFPCPDCDKVFTRSDHLARHHLNHEPKELFECEAIIEDYGGNKRKCGKTFVRKDLKERHAKRHSELANKNYPKSVRSSFSNPSKSSVSPQASPGESPIILPNYQTQSPLQISNLIHGVNHAEHTHNGTGSHLPPVNSSLNNTIGNQVPINPIKDARFPQQEPRNFNGRPPYIHPQNNAMASHIQDMYADQYKVPNFGNNIPQSQNDILSWLFTESPENMIVTPGSENMKRESLKGVNQIDPSPNNIHSQVHLNSGPVFDNTVKGHIPSPYSGSQFSPIGDHIQQQHIQQQQINNQHIQHQVPQPHVPQQQVPQQDNQYKEEVLAPFYHNDYQNPQANIQSMNNYGMQDVNIFSNDDNPLDEVFLRNYQAQSVNGSEPLLSGLNYKFNMSSTGSSNSPTTTNESTSPVLTSDLQNSPISGDQNRKSTVASLQKFLMPDKNNIEKNKHIFINSLLVDKLIKSLPTVSRKMIDEIFEQSDTGNEDYSIENRFSYYLSTYWSIFHPQFTILHRPSFDTKTAEPLLLLPMIIVGCNYCTSSDKSNDKQRRRKKSPEFKFCLSIATPLRFMIFQHEDFKSPVKVWILQSLNILEWCEKNFLSRRLHERGHIHHGTTVQLLRRSPLLGGNPATTTKKTNSTSGSNTSADESDTPNDMSVDNNDTTDYDLFVKWVESESMKRITFMTFYLDIIDYIKFRHNPQIMFYQLQLLNLPCDDDHLWESTEVNGSFRKIVKRQKKLQKPNQDRQNGDLLKKRKDSNNNYPLKIRNGESFLNVLKKLLKPYKTPSSQENKAELKLSLFTRKVLFAGLFSIMYQMQQTDLQNSSSLLTNINGNNKSQGFVLWKEVLSKAFDNWHLEINGNCCSEVFKTPSNTSDCIIKSQCQFPMYHLTQIIGMADINHYDIAIFGGSPANMSVSATMKDHAIVQNKLNSIWLKNPQTKRSTIDLVNLKSIIHCYLLLWELMLKPLNVNEKTSNVEFIDWNVDDDYFDGMYAVGIATLVLWSFAFSTCGIESQRFIELDDLKKVSSERYEDLVELSAEGCYEYLQRIRQEFLTNLRKDNLHNEYSIHPFKLNNRLHAPHEIISKYCDLLPFISNKQNISGLCFLVGTKLLSSQWDIIRENGKLILNCGFRSLGKRNILCLDLFDELSD; encoded by the coding sequence ATGTCAAAATATAGTGAGAGTCCCGATGCCCATAGCAGCAACGGAGTAAATAAGAATAGTCCGACAGATAAACCTaggaagaaaaagagaacGCTAGGCAGCTTTCCATGTCCAGATTGTGATAAGGTATTTACAAGATCGGATCATCTAGCACGGcatcatttgaatcatgAACCAAAAGAGCTATTTGAATGTGAAGCTATTATCGAAGACTACGGAGGTAACAAGAGAAAATGTGGTAAGACATTTGTTCGTAAGGACTTGAAAGAACGCCATGCTAAAAGACACCTGGAACTTGCTAATAAAAACTATCCAAAAAGTGTCAGATCTAGTTTTTCCAATCCATCGAAAAGCAGTGTCTCGCCTCAGGCTTCGCCTGGGGAATCACCTATCATACTTCCTAACTACCAGACACAGTCTCCATTGCAAATATCTAATTTGATACATGGCGTCAATCATGCAGAACATACACATAATGGAACGGGTTCTCATTTACCGCCTGTCAATAGCTCATTAAACAATACAATAGGCAATCAGGTTCCCATAAATCCCATTAAAGATGCAAGATTCCCTCAACAAGAACCGAGGAATTTTAATGGAAGACCACCGTATATCCATCCTCAGAACAATGCGATGGCTTCTCATATACAAGATATGTACGCCGATCAGTATAAAGTACCCAATTTTGGTAATAATATACCTCAGTCAcaaaatgatattttatcgTGGTTGTTTACTGAATCACCCGAAAATATGATCGTTACACCAGGATCAGAAAATATGAAGCGGGAAAGCTTGAAAGGTGTCAACCAAATTGACCCAAGCCCGAACAATATTCATTCTCAAGTTCATCTTAATTCAGGCCCGgtatttgataatactGTAAAGGGCCATATTCCTTCTCCATATAGTGGCTCGCAATTTTCTCCTATTGGTGACCACATACAACAACAGCatattcaacaacaacaaataaataatcaacATATACAACATCAAGTACCACAACCGCATGTCCCTCAGCAGCAAGTTCCTCAGCAAGATAACCAGTATAAGGAAGAAGTGTTGGCTCCATTTTATCATAATGATTATCAAAATCCACAAGCCAATATTCAATCGATGAATAATTATGGAATGCAAGAcgtaaatatattttcgAACGATGATAACCCTCTAGACGAAGTTTTCTTAAGAAATTACCAAGCTCAGTCAGTTAACGGAAGCGAGCCATTGTTATCGGGATTAAATTATAAGTTTAATATGAGTTCAACAGGATCCTCTAATTCGCCTACCACTACTAATGAATCCACATCTCCAGTGTTAACGAGTGACCTACAGAACAGCCCAATTTCAGGGGACCAGAATAGGAAATCTACAGTTGCATCTTTGCAAAAGTTCTTGATGCCAgacaaaaataatattgaaaagaacaagcatattttcattaattccCTCCTTGTcgataaattaataaagtCTTTACCCACCGTTTCAAGGAAGATgattgatgaaatttttgaacaGTCAGACACTGGTAATGAAGATTATAGTATAGAGAATAGGTTTTCTTATTATCTATCTACCTATTGGTCTATTTTCCACCCCCAGTTTACAATTCTTCATAGACCATCCTTTGATACAAAGACAGCTGAGCCCCTATTACTTTTGCCCATGATTATAGTTGGCTGTAATTATTGCACGTCATCAGATAAATCAAACGATAAAcaacgaagaagaaagaagtCTCCTGAGTTCAAGTTTTGCCTTAGTATTGCCACCCCTTTGAGATTCATGATCTTTCAACATGAAGATTTTAAATCACCTGTCAAGGTATGGATTTTGCAaagtttgaatatattgGAGTGGTGTGAAAAAAACTTTCTTCTGAGAAGATTGCACGAGAGAGGGCATATACATCATGGAACCACCGTACAGCTATTGCGAAGATCGCCTTTGTTGGGTGGGAATCCAGCAACCACTACTAAGAAAACAAATCTGACAAGCGGTTCCAACACCAGCGCGGATGAATCTGATACACCAAATGATATGTCAgtagataataatgatactACGgattatgatttatttgtGAAATGGGTGGAATCCGAATCAATGAAAAGGATTACATTTATGACATTCTATTTGGACATTATTGATTACATTAAGTTCCGCCATAATCCTCAAATTATGTTCTATCAATTACAACTTCTAAATTTACCATGTGATGATGATCATCTTTGGGAATCCACAGAAGTGAATGGATCCTTTAGAAAAATTGTGAAGAGACAGAAAAAGTTACAGAAACCAAATCAAGACCGACAAAATGGAGatctattgaagaaaagaaaagatcTGAATAACAATTACCCTCTAAAGATAAGGAATGGGGAAAGCTTTTTAAATGTCCTTaagaaattgttgaagccATATAAAACGCCGTCTAGCCAAGAAAATAAAGCTGAACTCAAGTTATCGCTCTTCACAAGGAAGGTTCTATTTGCTGGGTTATTTTCGATCATGTATCAAATGCAGCAAACTGATTTACAAAATAGCTCGTCTTTGTTAACTAATATTAatggaaataataaatccCAAGGATTTGTATTATGGAAAGAAGTATTGTCCAAGGCTTTTGATAATTGGCATCTTGAAATCAATGGCAACTGTTGTTCAGAGGTCTTCAAGACTCCATCAAATACTCTGGACtgtattattaaatcaCAGTGTCAATTTCCAATGTATCATTTAACTCAGATAATAGGCATGGCTGATATCAATCATTACGATATAGCAATATTTGGTGGGTCTCCAGCAAATATGAGTGTAAGTGCTACAATGAAAGATCATGCCATTGTTCAGAATAAACTCAATAGCATTTGGTTAAAGAATCCCCAAACCAAGAGATCAACTATTGATTTAGTAAACTTAAAGAGTATTATCCATTGTTATTTGTTATTGTGGGAATTGATGTTAAAACCATTGAATGTGAATGAGAAAACTTCTAACGTTGAATTCATAGATTGGAACGTGGACGACGATTATTTTGATGGCATGTATGCAGTGGGGATTGCAACATTAGTATTATGGAGTTTCGCTTTTTCAACCTGTGGAATAGAGTCCCAAAGGtttattgaattagatgatttgaagaagGTTTCAAGTGAAAGATACGAAGATTTAGTAGAGTTAAGTGCGGAAGGATGTTACGAATACTTGCAACGGATTAGACAAGAATTTTTGACCAATTTGAGAAAGGATAATCTACATAACGAATATAGCATCCATCCATTTAAATTAAACAACAGATTACATGCTCCGCATGAAATCATTAGCAAATACTGTGATTTATTACCATTTATAAGTAACAAGCAAAATATTAGTGGGTTGTGCTTCTTAGTTGGCACAAAATTGTTGAGTAGTCAATGGGATATAATTAGGGAAAACGGAAAGTTGATATTAAATTGTGGGTTCAGATCACTTGGAAAAAGGAATATTCTTTGTTTAGACCTATTTGACGAATTGTCTGATTGA
- a CDS encoding DEHA2C14366p (some similarities with CA3814|IPF4023 Candida albicans), translating into MDPSERPPNFMGATIIDVDIDAANNMNSDLPTWLRDVLDRALSASGIRTKKKTASGDAINSLRELDLSSVSDPNCPICFDPYQAGNEKESKNVKEENSSNTEGSSNMYRHLREQNAAICENLNNFYNINNIQSMEHAQQFNDPSLFFPVDEGALINSRFPSRNLSTLENARPDQILPGYAEEEKMEENQDKEKEEEVSHMPVKMPNCDHVFGKSCIIEWLKGNVSCPLCREEVEASKETDPKIARRNIIRDNSFYNFNSNEEQVVDHILNHSTDVFNPFRRPFNPSISPLTDSYMHQDWATPYYTVDGNSPRSLTSREPNLVVPRRFPFSEGSSSVPFMPLRSQVRDLRRETRRNNASETNRSSDTQTGTTSENNPSVIDAGHETNQQNGEGQNEQISSHASFSDSRSLSPASNGRGGPERTTRNRATNGRSHPYVRPPSVD; encoded by the coding sequence ATGGATCCTTCAGAAAGACCACCGAACTTTATGGGGGCCACGATTATCGATGTTGATATAGACGCAGCTAATAATATGAATTCAGATTTGCCAACATGGTTAAGAGACGTTCTTGATAGAGCGTTGAGTGCTAGTGGGATAAGaaccaagaagaaaactGCATCGGGAGATGCAATAAACAGTTTAAGAGAACTTGATTTATCATCAGTTTCGGATCCTAATTGTCCTATTTGCTTCGACCCTTATCAAGCAGGAAACGAGAAGGAAAGTAAGAATgtgaaagaagagaataGTAGTAACACTGAAGGAAGTTCGAATATGTACAGACACCTTAGAGAACAGAATGCAGCAATATGTgagaatttgaataacttctacaatataaataatattcagTCAATGGAACATGCTCAACAATTTAATGATCCTTCGTTATTTTTCCCCGTAGACGAAGGGGCTCTTATCAATTCAAGGTTTCCGTCTAGAAATTTAAGTACATTAGAAAATGCAAGGCCAGATCAAATACTACCAGGATATGCGGAGGAAGAAAAGATGGAAGAGAATcaagataaagaaaaagaagaagaggtTTCACATATGCCAGTCAAAATGCCAAATTGCGATCATGTGTTCGGTAAATCGTGCATTATTGAATGGTTAAAAGGTAACGTTAGCTGTCCTTTGTGTCGTGAAGAGGTGGAGGCTCTGAAGGAAACAGACCCAAAAATTGCCAGACGAAACATCATTCGAGACAATAGTTTCTATAACTTCAATTCCAACGAAGAACAAGTGGTTGATCATATTTTAAACCATCTGACAGACGTGTTTAACCCATTCAGGAGACCTTTCAACCCATCCATAAGTCCTTTGACAGACTCATATATGCATCAAGATTGGGCAACGCCATATTATACAGTAGATGGTAATTCACCACGGTCTTTAACAAGCCGAGAGCCAAATTTGGTTGTCCCAAGAAGATTCCCATTTTCTGAAGGTAGTAGCAGCGTACCATTTATGCCACTAAGAAGCCAAGTTCGGGATTTAAGGAGAGAaaccagaagaaataatgCATCTGAAACAAACCGTAGCTCAGACACTCAGACTGGTACTACTCTGGAGAATAATCCTTCGGTTATTGATGCGGGACATGAAACCAATCAACAGAATGGTGAAGGTCAGAACGAGCAAATCTCCTCTCATGCATCCTTCTCAGATTCACGGAGCTTGCTGCCTGCGTCAAATGGGAGAGGTGGTCCAGAAAGAACAACTAGAAACCGAGCAACTAATGGTAGATCTCATCCATATGTTAGACCTCCATCGGTTGATTGA
- a CDS encoding DEHA2C14388p (similar to CA3814|IPF4023 Candida albicans and uniprot|P39927 Saccharomyces cerevisiae YGR156W PTI1), with amino-acid sequence MMARKTSTPLTASTVLYVGQLPYEWDENIIKSVVCGSGNVVDVRLGFDYAGKNKGFCFVEYQTPQDTQKGLQLLGQIKLLNNQPNQKGQYKKLRIELSKEGLRSNAPSDYKPILTLDRKHLPNTVQLPPEMLYNGPPVPANNGNLTPTSTFTPPVNQFQPQLVPQQSQNNQFNNAGSHMSSNYLSTSQGLPPPSNLPFAVPDKINETLSQIPPAQLIELISNLKSILSGPNANRAVDVFQLSPQLATAAAQALLLMGFIDADVISESMKSTSNTPVSQQQPMQAPMQAPMQASMQSSMQNQMHNQMRPHMQQVPQQPSLSQIPSAQQISNPYGQLQQQPSLPPTPQSSRWPHLPPGTVAKLSAMAPDQADLIAQVLSLPVDQIRSLPPDKQIMVTNLRAQYL; translated from the coding sequence ATGATGGCGAGAAAGACTAGTACGCCATTAACTGCTTCAACAGTTCTCTATGTTGGACAATTACCATATGAGTGggatgaaaatataatcaaGTCGGTAGTTTGTGGATCCGGAAATGTCGTGGATGTTAGACTAGGGTTTGACTACGCCGGCAAAAATAAGGGGTTTTGTTTTGTCGAGTACCAAACACCTCAGGACACTCAGAAAGGATTACAGCTTTTAGGTCAAATAAAACTTTTGAATAACCAGCCAAATCAAAAGGGCCaatacaaaaaattaagaattGAGTTGTCGAAAGAAGGATTGAGATCAAATGCACCTTCGGATTATAAACCAATATTAACGTTGGATAGGAAGCATCTACCAAATACAGTTCAGTTGCCTCCGGAGATGTTATATAATGGTCCGCCAGTTCCTGCTAATAACGGAAATTTGACTCCTACATCGACATTCACTCCACCAgtgaatcaatttcaaccTCAATTAGTGCCACAACAGCTGCAGAACAATCAGTTCAATAATGCCGGCTCGCATATGCTGTCTAACTATTTGTCGACATCGCAAGGGTTACCACCGCCTTCTAATTTGCCATTTGCCGTTCCAGACAAGATTAACGAGACATTAAGTCAGATCCCACCTGCGCAACTCATcgaattgatttcaaacCTTAAAAGTATTTTGAGCGGCCCCAATGCAAACAGGGCAGTGGATGTTTTCCAATTATCACCTCAGTTAGCCACTGCTGCAGCCCAAGCCTTATTACTCATGGGGTTCATTGACGCGGATGTCATATCCGAATCCATGAAGTCTACATCGAACACTCCAGTTTCTCAGCAACAGCCAATGCAAGCACCAATGCAAGCACCAATGCAAGCATCGATGCAGTCTTCAATGCAAAACCAAATGCATAATCAAATGCGTCCTCACATGCAACAAGTTCCACAACAACCATCATTATCGCAAATACCTAGTGCCCAACAAATATCAAATCCTTATGGTCAACTCCAACAACAGCCATCGCTTCCGCCTACGCCGCAATCTTCCAGATGGCCACATTTACCTCCAGGGACAGTTGCAAAATTGTCTGCTATGGCACCGGATCAAGCAGACTTAATCGCCCAAGTTTTATCGTTACCTGTCGATCAAATTCGTTCTTTGCCTCCAGACAAGCAAATCATGGTAACCAATTTAAGAGCGCAATACTTATAA
- a CDS encoding DEHA2C14432p (no similarity), giving the protein MLKKFYIYVIFVMQIIMAECQQLYGYRTPNCTGPPSFDMYIDSDTCYTIDTFNLGSFSYVNGVNDDIVMVVFFGIGCNNTTTPYMILTQPECIPVDFYSVRYSDMSFALIKATAILEMIDLRVAAMGNTEIIASNCSCNKF; this is encoded by the coding sequence ATGCTTAAAAAGTTCTATATATATGTGATATTTGTCATGCAAATAATCATGGCTGAATGTCAACAATTATACGGTTATAGAACTCCAAACTGTACAGGGCCACCGTCATTCGATATGTATATTGATTCTGACACCTGTTACACAATTGATACATTTAATCTAGGCTCGTTTAGTTATGTCAATGGAGTCAACGATGACATTGTCATGGTTGTATTTTTCGGCATTGGTTGTAACAACACTACTACTCCTTATATGATTCTTACGCAACCAGAATGTATACCGGTGGATTTCTATCTGGTTAGATACCTGGATATGTCGTTTGCGCTAATAAAAGCAACAGCTATATTAGAAATGATTGACTTAAGAGTTGCAGCAATGGGTAACACAGAAATAATCGCTAGCAACTGTCTGTGCAACAAATTCTAA
- a CDS encoding DEHA2C14454p (no similarity), which translates to MLKKFYICVIFVMQIIMAECQQLYGYTSTDCTGSPSVNIDIGTDNCYTVKISNEGSFRYENVAGGDIMALWDDKGCDSARSGVIIYTQPVCITVNRHRVLSFAIINTTSVSEIIDLRVAAISKNTQIIANNCSLNKY; encoded by the coding sequence ATGCTTAAAAAGTTCTATATATGTGTGATATTTGTCATGCAAATAATCATGGCTGAATGTCAACAATTATACGGTTATACAAGTACAGACTGTACAGGGTCGCCATCAGTCAATATCGATATAGGCACAGACAATTGTTACACAGTTAAAATATCCAATGAAGGTTCGTTTCGTTATGAAAACGTGGCCGGGGGAGATATCATGGCTCTATGGGATGACAAAGGTTGTGACAGTGCAAGATCAGGagttattatttatacGCAACCAGTATGTATAACTGTAAATCGGCACCGCGTTTTGTCGTTTGCGATAATAAACACAACTTCTGTATCGGAGATTATTGACCTAAGAGTCGCTGCAATAAGTAAAAACACACAAATAATAGCTAACAACTGTCTGCTCAACAAATACTAA
- a CDS encoding DEHA2C14476p (no similarity), translated as MLKKFYICVIFVMQIIMAECQQLYGYTSTDCTRPPSFDIDIGTDNCYSFDTFNIGSFSYDNGGKDDFFLTQWDGSGCEMSAGFLHWQARCITVNGNSDVSFAAVNSTGILELIGLRVAAISKTTEIIARNCSCSKY; from the coding sequence ATGCTTAAAAAGTTCTATATATGTGTGATATTTGTCATGCAAATAATCATGGCTGAATGTCAACAATTATACGGTTATACAAGTACAGACTGTACAAGGCCACCGTCATTCGATATCGATATAGGCACAGACAATTGTTACTCATTTGATACATTTAATATAGGTTCGTTTAGTTATGACAATGGAGGCAAGGATGATTTTTTCTTGACGCAGTGGGACGGCAGTGGTTGTGAAATGTCTGCGGGTTTTCTTCATTGGCAAGCAAGATGTATAACGGTAAATGGAAACCTGGATGTGTCGTTTGCGGCTGTAAATTCAACTGGtatattagaattgatTGGTCTAAGAGTTGCAGCAATAAGTAAAACCACAGAAATAATCGCTAGGAACTGCCTGTGCAGCAAATACTAA
- a CDS encoding DEHA2C14498p (no similarity), with amino-acid sequence MKLSKHFIIQILGLIIVGSIWTATIYGIYRTAHRYGSDGGGVAILHEPEASSIQTRGTDNGLVKRASWQEASIDGAVSTFSYLMNGANQYMPRHVLTLY; translated from the coding sequence atgaagTTAAGTAaacatttcattattcagATATTAGGGTTAATAATAGTAGGATCTATTTGGACCGCTACTATCTATGGTATATATAGGACTGCGCATAGATATGGAAGTGACGGAGGTGGTGTTGCGATATTACACGAGCCGGAAGCAAGTTCGATACAGACTAGAGGCACTGACAACGGGTTGGTCAAACGGGCCAGCTGGCAAGAAGCCTCAATAGATGGGGCAGTCTCCACATTTTCCTACTTGATGAATGGTGCAAACCAATATATGCCACGGCATGTACTAACCCTATATTGA
- a CDS encoding DEHA2C14520p (no similarity), whose protein sequence is MLEECWLEDSVGELQWKLKVQLPAVPQNYSPYTPQATYQPTSIPSSPVYHEPSYSYGYASSPITSSPIKHAHESIWSSSNPAAKNSNNNIWTYTPSYQYVPNNGPVFAEPTNNYIQFRGLHQPILQLQYCFLLTLFLLFISFNFT, encoded by the coding sequence ATGTTGGAAGAATGTTGGTTGGAAGACCTGGTTGGAGAATTACAGTGGAAACTCAAAGTACAACTCCCAGCTGTGCCCCAAAACTATTCTCCATACACTCCACAAGCTACTTACCAACCTACCAGTATACCATCATCGCCAGTTTACCACGAGCCTTCTTATTCATACGGCTATGCATCTTCTCCAATCACTTCATCCCCTATAAAACATGCTCATGAATCTATATGGTCGAGTTCTAATCCAGCGGCCAagaatagtaataataatatatggACGTATACTCCATCATATCAATATGTTCCAAATAATGGTCCAGTGTTCGCTGAACCAACAAATAACTACATCCAATTTCGTGGGCTACACCAACCCATATTACAACTACAATACTGCTTCTTGCTAACGctatttttattgtttatttcGTTTAATTTCACCTGA
- a CDS encoding DEHA2C14542p (similar to uniprot|P25299 Saccharomyces cerevisiae YGL044C RNA15): protein MDETKNVYIGNIPFDHTEEQVLEIAKSVGPVIDLKLLFDPMTGKSRGYAFIKYGDHETAASAVRNLNNMAIGNRNIKCSFSNDNSAFPDSSNGNADKLPALPLGIQLFNNQTIPQAISNALSGLDQRSAYQLMKEAKQMSEDNPTLMKKLLDQFPQLAHALVETSLLLNFTTPEIVKLCVNSKQLELESLTLDHVQLLKQVSQLSDPEIDSLTKDQRNIISKMKSEIANGSYGVI, encoded by the coding sequence ATGGATGAGACTAAAAACGTATACATTGGTAACATACCATTTGATCATACCGAGGAACAAGTTTTAGAAATAGCGAAGTCGGTTGGGCCGGTGATAGACTTGAAATTACTTTTTGACCCCATGACGGGAAAGTCTAGAGGATATGCCTTTATTAAGTACGGCGATCACGAAACAGCAGCATCCGCTGTAAgaaacttgaataatatggCAATTGGCaatagaaatataaaatgttcattttctaatgataattctGCATTCCCAGACAGTAGTAATGGAAATGCAGACAAATTACCAGCTTTGCCATTAGGAatacaattatttaataatcaGACCATACCTCAGGCCATATCAAACGCATTATCTGGTCTCGATCAACGATCAGCTTACCAGCTCATGAAAGAAGCAAAGCAAATGAGTGAAGATAATCCTactttaatgaaaaagttaCTAGACCAATTTCCACAACTAGCACATGCATTAGTGGAAACCAGTTTATTGTTAAACTTCACCACTCCGGAAATAGTAAAATTATGTGTTAACTCGAAACAATTGGAGTTGGAAAGTTTGACCCTAGACCAtgttcaattattgaagcaAGTCTCTCAGTTATCTGACCCGGAAATCGATTCTTTAACGAAGGATCAGAGAAATATCATAAGCAAAATGAAGTCAGAAATAGCAAACGGCTCGTATGGGGTGATCTAA
- a CDS encoding DEHA2C14564p (similar to uniprot|P07273 Saccharomyces cerevisiae YGL043W DST1 General transcription elongation factor TFIIS) yields the protein MDAKEIKSAVSSLDKSTDDATILKLLNILNDGVEPTEKLLRETKVGVAVNKFRGNSNPEVSSLVKKMIRNWREVVQNEKTKKKTGSATPDKDSKPVNNNTKQSSTESKFHSGPRNPKTDGINTTLYDNTTRNASVSALYTALAIERNDSGEHILAVSRDIENEVFKAEYSSVNDNYRNKLRTFTMNLRNKKNPDLRDRLLTNKIKPSNFIKMTPNEMAPESLKKEIEKLHKQNLFDAQGATEKRAVTDRFTCGKCKHKKVSYYQMQTRSADEPLTTFCTCENCGNRWKFS from the coding sequence ATGGACGCCAAAGAGATTAAGTCCGCTGTCTCTAGTTTAGATAAATCTACAGATGATGCCACCATTTTGAAGCTTTTAAATATCTTAAACGATGGAGTAGAGCCTACGGAAAAGTTATTGAGAGAGACTAAGGTTGGGGTTGCCGTGAACAAATTTAGAGGAAACAGCAACCCAGAAGTTAGCTCATTGGTTAAAAAGATGATTAGAAATTGGAGGGAAGTTGTTCAGAATGAAAaaaccaagaagaagactGGTTCTGCTACGCCTGATAAAGATTCCAAACCAGTGAATAACAATACAAAGCAGAGCTCTACCGAAAGTAAATTTCACAGTGGGCCAAGAAATCCAAAGACTGACGGAATTAATACTACTCTTTATGATAATACAACGAGAAATGCCTCTGTAAGTGCATTGTATACTGCATTGGCTATTGAACGTAATGACTCGGGTGAACATATATTAGCAGTTAGCCgtgatattgaaaatgaagttttCAAGGCGGAATACCTGTCTGTGAATGATaattatagaaataaattaaGGACATTTACAATGAATCTtagaaataagaaaaaCCCTGATTTAAGAGACCGTTTATTAACTAACAAAATTAAACcatcaaattttattaaaatgACACCAAACGAAATGGCACCGGAatcattgaagaaagaaattgaaaagttaCATAAACAAAATCTTTTCGATGCTCAAGGTGCTACTGAAAAGAGGGCTGTTACGGATAGATTTACCTGTGGTAAGTGTAAACATAAAAAGGTAAGTTATTATCAAATGCAAACTAGATCTGCGGATGAACCGTTAACTACCTTTTGTACTTGTGAAAATTGTGGTAACAGATGGAAGTTTTCGTGA